TTACCGACGCAGCGCAGGTCAAACCCGGCGCCCGTTTAATCTTTCATTCGCATGACCGCGCGGTGATTCTCGCGGTTGTCGGCACCGAACCCATCAGTAATGGCTCAAGAGTTGTAGCCACCCATCACGACAGCCCACATCTTGATTTAAAAGGGCGACCGATTATTTCGGCAGCGGGCGGCACCTATGCGTTATTTAAAACCGTGCCCTATGGCGGCATTAAAAAATATCAGTGGGCGAATTTGCCGCTGGCGCTTGTTGGACGCATTGATACAACCGACGGACGAACCATTGAAATATCCATCGGACTTAAACCCGAAGACCCGGTATTCGTTTTACCCGACAGCGCGCCACATTCCGATACCGAACTTCGCAATCGAACTTACACCAATGTATTTGCAGGCGAAGAGATGAATCCAGTAGTGGGGAGCATGCCGGGCGCTAGCAGTTCAGTGCTTGGCGAAACGCTTCGCCAGTTGATGACCACTTATAATTTTAAGGAAGAGGATTTCGTCAGCGCCGAACTGGCATTGGTGCCTGCGACACAGCCGATGGATGTAGGCATTGATAGAGGGTTGATTGGCGCTTATGGACAGGACGACCGCTTGTCTTCGTATTGCGCGGCGCGCGCGGTGATGGATTTAAAAGGCACGCCACCATTTACCGCAATGGCTTATCTGTCGAATTTTGAAGAGGTCGGTTCAAGTAACAATTCCGGCGCAGCTTCACAATTTTTAAATAACACCTATGCGCAACTCATCGCCGCCGAGCGCGGGACTATGTATAGTGATTTGGATTTGCGCAAGGCATTAACCAAAGCCTTTGTGGTATCTGCCGATACCAATGATGGGGTCAATCCGATTTTTCCCAACACCAGCGAAGCGTCGAATGCGGCGCGGCTCGGCTTTGGCGCGACGATTAAACTCTATCGCGGCGGTTTCAATGCAAATTCGGAATTTACCGCGAAAATTCGGGCGATTCTCGATAAAAACGCGATTCCGTGGCAAACCCAGACGCCGAAAGTTGACGTCGGCGGTGGCGGCACGATTGGCAGTTTCATGTCCAACCAGAATATGCAGGTGATTGATATGGGAGTGCCGCTACTTTCCATGCACGCGACCTATGAAATGTCTTCAAAGGTTGATGTGTGGAATTTTTATCGCTTCATGTCGGCGTTTTATCAACAGTAGGTCTGGTATTTTTTGGATGAGAGTTGTTCTCAGACCGGCTCTCATTAGATATTCATATAAAGTGGTTGACGGTTGAAGGCTATGTAGAGTCAACGGGTTTTTCAAAATCGGACTGACTGAGTTCGCGCATCACCGCGAGATTTTCTTCGTCACCACGAACTTGATCAACGGGCGTTTCTAAAATGAATGGCAGTTGACGAAACTTGGGATGATGGGTGATGCGACGAAAGGCTTCGAGTCCGATATGCCCAAGACCAATGTGTTGATGTCGGTCCACACGCGAACCGAGCGGGGCTTTGGAATCGTTGCAGTGAAGCAGTTTTAAACGGTCAAATCCGAAAGTGTTTTTGATTTGTGTGACCGTCTGTTGAAACCCTTTGGCGCAGGCGATGTCGTAGCCAGCGGCAAAAGTATGAGCCGTATCCAGGCAAACACCGACAGGGATTTCATCAACCATACCGGCAACCAAATCCGCCACCTGCTCGAATGTGCAACCGATGGACGAGCCTTGCCCGGCGGTGTTTTCAATCAGAATAGTGAGACCGTTCATTTTGACTTTGCGTGTGGCTTCGCGAATCGAGTTAATGGCGGTTTGAATGCCCGCGTCAGTCGAAGCCGTTTTTGAACTGCCCGGATGAACGACAAGGTAGTCAGCGCCGATTGCAATGCCGCGCAACACCTCTTGCCTGAAGGCTTCACGCGAACGACGAAGGTTCACTTCATCCTGGGCTGCGAGATTGATTAAATAGACCGCATGGATGGCGAGAACTGATAATCCGGCTTTTTCTCTCGCATTCTTGAATTCGTGAATTTCTTCTTTTAAAAGCGGGCGCTCCTGCCAACCGCGCGGGTTGTGCGCGAAAATTTGAAAGCAATCGCAAGCTTTTTCGACAGCGCGTTCAACGGCTTTCGGTAAACCTCCGGCAATTGATGTATGCACTCCAAACTTGGGTGAATAATTATTTTTCATTGCCAGTCAACATAAGAGGGAATTGCCCGGGCTGTAAAGCCGATTCATTTCACGATAAACTAACGCCGCTATGAAAAGCGACCCGGTAAAACTCGAAATATTTAAATCTCTCTATTCATCGGTAGCCGAAGAGATGGGCATCTCGCTTAGGCGCTCGGCATTTTCACCGAATATCAAAGAACGCCGCGACTATTCCTGCGCGGTATTCAATCAAGATGGCGTGTTAATCGCGCAAGGCGACCATATGCCCGTGCATTTGGGGTCGATGCCGATGTCCGTGAAAGCTGCGCTTGAAACGATTAAATTTTCGCCCGGTGATGTCGTTGTCTTAAATGACCCGTATGCAGGCGGCACGCACCTCCCGGATGTGACAATGGTTGCTGCGGTGTTTGCCGAAAGCAAAAGGCAAAAGGCAAAAGGCAAAAGGCAGCCTGAATCACCACGTCACCTCATCGCCTCTTCACCTCTTCATCCGCTTTTCTATGTTGCCAATCGCGCGCATCACGCGGACATCGGCGGCGCAACGCCCGGTTCGATGGGACGCGCTGATGAAATTTATCAGGAGGGGTTACGGATTCCTCCGGTGCGATTGATGATTGATGGAAAGATAAACGACGATGTGATGCGTTTGATTGCTGCCAATGTCCGCATACCGGAAGAACGCGAAGGCGATTTAACCGCGCAACTCGGAGCTATCGTCACAGGGCAAACCCGCCTATTGGAGATTGTCGAACGTTATGGATTCAAGGAAGCGAATTTCTTTGCGTCGCGGTTGGTGGATTACACGGCGGAGATGATGCGGCGGGTGATTCGCGAATTGCCCGATGGCGTTTATGAGGCGGAGGATTTTTTAGATGATGATGGCTACGGCGATAACCCGGTTCGCATAAAGGTTAAAATCACCATTCAAGGTGAGCGGGCAACCGTGGATTTCACTGGAAGCGCCTCGCAGGTTCGGGGCCCGATTAATGCGGTTGAAGCGATAACCGTGTCGGGCGTTTATTATGTTTTTCGCTGTTTGATTCCGATAGATGTACCGGCGAGTTGGGGGATATTGGAACCGATTGAGGTGATTGCGCCAATGGGGACGATTGTCAATGCCTGTCCGCCTGCGCCGGTGGCGGGTGGAAATGTCGAAACGTCGCAACGCATCGTTGATACGTTGTTGCTGGCTTTGTCGAAAGCCTCACGGAAAGTTCCTGCGGCAAGTCAGGGAACGATGAATAATTTAACCATCGGCGGCATTGATGAACGCGCGAACAAACCGTTTGCTTATTATGAAACGGTTGCGGGCGGGATGGGTGGGCGCGATGGATTCGTTGGCTTGGATGCGATTCATACGCACATGACCAATTCATTGAATACGCCTGCCGAAGCGATGGAATATGCTTACCCGATGCGCGTGAAAAAATATGCGATTAGAAAACATTCGGGCGGCGAAGGTGAATTTCAGGGCGGCGATGGGGTTGTGCGCGAATTGGAACTACTCACCGACGCGCAGGTGACGATTCTTTCTGACCGGCGGAAAACCAAACCTTATGGACTGAACGGCGGAAACCCTGGCAAGGCTGGCAGGACGTTGTTAATTACCAAAAAAGGCGAGCGGGAATTAGCAGGCAAAGATTCGGTTTTTGCTAAAAAAGGTGACCTCGTGCGGGTCGAATCACCCGGCGGAGGTGGTTATGGAAAACGGAGAAAGCGTCAGTGAAGCCAATCCGTTGTATGCTCGTGTGCTACGAGTTATTTGGGGAGTCTTATTTTTTTGGTTAGCATTAGCTGCTATTTGGATTCTCTATTGTTTAATCTGGTGGATAAATGATTCTGCTAATCCAGGTCGTTATGAAATAGCAATCATTGCCGCAATCATTCTATTTTATTCTTCACCGGCAGCCATTGGTGTGCTTATAACAGGATTGTTACCTAAGACTGGGTTATCAACCAAATGGCGTATAAGAGGCATCGCCCTTTTACTTTTTTGCATAAGCACTTTCATGTTGCTGGACTACTTACAAGTGAAATACCGATAGCGTATTGAAGTTTGAATTCTTTAAATCTCTACTCATTCTGATTTTTCCGTTTTGGCGGGTGATAATATTTTCGCCCTTTTAACTGTTCGGGCAAACATTCCATGTCTTCGGCGCGTCCCGATTCAAAATCATGCGCATACTGATAATTCCGTCCATAGCCTAAGCTTTTCATCAATCCGGTCGGCGCATTTCTCAAATGCAAAGGCACGGGATATTGCTCGGTTTCAATGGCATCTTTTTGCGCGGCTTTCCAGGCGGCAACGACCGCATTCGATTTCGGCGCAGTAGCTAAATAAATCGTCGCCTGGGTGAGCGCAAGCCGCGCTTCCGGCAATCCGACAAAGCGCACCGCTTGCATGGCAGCGACAGCTTGAACCAGAGCTTGCGGGTCGGCAAGCCCGATGTCTTCCGATGCGAGAATGACGAGGCGACGCGCAATGAACATCGGGTCTTCGCCGCCTTCAATCATGCGCGCCAGCCAATACATCGCTGCATCGGGGTCGGAATTGCGAATGGATTTGATGAAAGCTGAAATCAAATTGAAATGCTCTTCGCCGGTTTTATCGTATTTCAACGCCGCGCGTTGCAGGGCTTCGCGTAAAACTTCTTCAGTGACCACACGCTTTTCCAATTCACCTTTTTCTGCAACTGAAACCGCGAGTTCCAAGGTATTCAAAGCGACACGCGCATCCCCCGATGCATAAACCGCAATGGAATGCAGCAACTCATCTGAAATTTCCACGCTTTCAACAATGCCGCGAGTTTTATCATTTAAGGCATTCTTTAAAATCGTCACCAAATCTTCAGCGCTCAGAGCTTCAAGCACGAAAACCTTTGAACGGGAAAGCAGCGCCGAGATAACTTCAAATGAAGGGTTTTCCGTGGTCGCGCCGATTAAAATAATGGTGCCGTTTTCAACATAAGGCAGAAAGGCATCCTGTTGTGCTTTGTTGAAGCGATGAATCTCATCTACGAAAAGCACAGTACGGCGATTGAGTTTTTTTCGATAAGTGGCAGCTTCCGCCATGACATCTTTGACTTCTTTGATGCCTGAAGTCACGCCGGAAAAGGGAATGAACCGTGCAGCGGTTTTTTCTGCGATGATGCGCGCCAGCGTGGTTTTTCCAGCGCCCGGTGGTCCCCAGAGAATGATGGATTGTAAACGGTCTTCGTCGATTATGCGGCGAAGGGCGCGACCTTCACCGACGATTTTTCGTTGACCGGTGAATTCATCGAAGGATTTCGGACGCATACGGTCAGCGAGGGGTCGGGAAAAATCCAGGTCTGATGGTGATTGATTTTTCTGCGGATCTTCAAAAAGATTGCCGGATTGCTCGCTAATTGGATTGTTTGTTTTCGCCATTTTCTTTTGCGCAAAAAATGATGGCAAAGGATTTTAAAAAGCGCAAAGGATTTGTCTGGCAAAAAAATGGGCAGCTTATCGAAGCTGCCCTTGTGAATGTGTTGAGAGTGGATGGATAAAAGTTAGAAAGCCGAAATCTTCACGTAAAAACCTAAAAAATTTCAAGCAACTCTTTCCGCCGGTTTGTATAACAAGCTTTGTGCCAAAGCTTAAAAGGCTTTAAATCTCCCTGAACAGGGAATTCATGCCGGTAATTATTTACTTTTTTAATTCGCTGATATTTTCTCTGTTCGAGCAAGATGTTGAAATGACTGAATGGATAGGCAAATTGACCGAATCTCACCAATTTATCGCAGAAAACCTGTGAAACCGGCAGTGAAAACCGTTTTTATGGCACTGATTGACAAGAGAGAATTTGGTTTGTTAGCCTGTCTGTTTAGAAAATGGGCTTCATTGGCTTCTGCGTGTGACCGAACCTCACGGAGTTAATGTGATACGACATCGAATCCTGGCATCGCTGATTCTATTCTTTCTTTTAATCGGCACCGCTTGTATTAAACGCATTACGGTTCCAGAGACTTTGCCGACCAATGAACCGGTAGAGGTCGCGGAATTGGTGAACCGCATTAATGCGTTTAATCAAATTGACACCCTCGCAGCGCAAGGTGGCATCAAAGTCACCAATTATTTCACCGATAAAGAAAACAAGGCAGATGAACTGCCGGGCGGCGATCAACTCATCAGATTCAAAAAACCGGAAAATATTTTATTAAAAGTCAAAGCCCCGATTATCGGTAAGCAGGTTGCCGATATGGCAACTGATGGAAAAAAGTTTTCTCTGGCGATTTTTTATCCGGGCAGTAAACGGCAATTTATTTACGGAACCAATCCGAAACAATTTAAAAAAATGACGGCTAAAGATTTGACCGACCCGCGACTCAAAGAAGCCGGTGGTCTGGTCAATATGCGTCCGCAACATATCACCGACGCTTTTAAAATGTTGCCCTTCGATCAAGGCTTCGACCTGTTTCGTGAAGAAGTAACTCAGGAAGAACCCGATACCCGACCCGGCAGAAAAGGGAAAAGGGTTTATCGCAATTACTATGTGTTATATCTCATCGAACGAAAAAATGGTGGGACTACCAATATGGCGGTACTGCGGAGAAAATTCTGGTTTGATCGAACGATAAGCAATACGCCTTTAACCCGCGTTCAAGTATTTGAAAATGACGGCGAACTTGCCAGCGATATTTATTATCTCGAATGGTTCAAGGTAGAAAATTCCGATAAGATGTGTCCCGGTCGAATTGTTGTAGATCGCCGCGATGATGGCTATAAACTTGAATTGACCTTTGAAAAAGATTCCACCGAAATCAATGGCGAAATTCCCGATAAAGCGTTTGAGTTACAGAACCTTGAAAAATTACCCGAAACCAATCTGGATGAACCACGTAAACCACAACCCGCTTCGCCAAAGAAAAACTCAAAACCTTAGCGCCGGAGAGATGAAAAGATGGACAATTTGATTGTTGAAAATATTAAACATCGTCCCCTGCGAACGGCTATCAGTATCATCGGGGTCGCGCTGGGAGTGATTTTAATTGTACTGATGGTCGGGTTGGCGCACGGAATGACCGATGACAGCAATCAACGGCAGTCCAATGTCGATGCCGAAATCCGGTTTATGCCCGAAGAATTCGGCAGTTCGGCACAGGCAAATCCGTTGATTATGCCGGCGCGTTATGCCGAAGTGATTATGAAAGGGGTGCAGCCAACCACAGAAGACCCCGACATCCAACCGCGCCCGCCAATCGCAGGCGTGATTTCCAGCACACCCATCGGCGAATTGTTGCAATCAACCGAAGGCGGCATCGGTTACGGGTTGGTCGATGGAATTGATTATGCAAGTTTTGCCAAAACCACGACCATCAATTTGCTCGCCGGTCGCCCGCTCGGTGATGGGAAAACGCCGGGCGCAGAATATGAAGCTATCGTTGACCGCTTTTATTCCGAGCACAATACGGATGTGAACGGTGAAGCCATTGGAGTCGGCAGTAAAATATCTGCGCTTGGTCATGAATTCACCGTTGTGGGGATTTACGAACCTTCGATGCTGGCAAGAATCAAAATTCCGCTCTACACCATGCAACAACTCACCGGCGGCGCGGAAAATTGCACCTTCGTTTTGGTACGCACTGAAAAACCCGAACTCGCAAAACAGGTGAAAGCCGATTTGGAGAAAACCTATCCGGGGCACCGGGCGATTTTAACCAGCGAATTGCCTGCATTGTTCTCGCAGAATTTACGATTGATTCAAGCCTTTTTAAATGTCGTCATCTGGCTGGCAATCATCATCAGCACTCTGGTGATTTTGCTGGCGATGTACACGACCATCATCGAACGCACGCGAGAAATCGGCATACTGAAAAGTCTGGGAGCCTCCAAACCGTTCATTGTTTACACTATCGAAAAAGAGGCTGCATTAATCAGCGCGCTTGGTGTAGCATTAGGCTTTACAATTGCGCTCGTTGGAAAATATTTCATTGAAAAAAATACGACGTTGATTATCGAAATTGAATTTGTGTGGTTGGTCATTGCAGCAATCATTGGTTTAGCCTGCGGCATTGTTGGCGCGTTGTATCCGGCGATTCGCGCCGCCAATCTCGACCCCATTGATGCATTAAGTTTTGAATAAATGGAATTCAGTACGAGGATTTCGAGAGCATATTTATTTATGATTTCCTGAATCCTGAACCCTGAATCCTGAATCCTGAAAATCATGAAACCAGTTCTTGAAACGACAGATTTGAAAATGGTCTATCACGTCGGCAAAGTGGATGTGCCGGCTTTGCGCGGCGTAAACATTACGGTAAATCCCGGCGAATATGTCGCCATTGTTGGTCCCTCGGGTTGTGGGAAGTCTACCCTGTTGCATGTTATTGGCGGAATGTTGCAACCCACTTCGGGGCGTCTGATGATTGATGGCGAGGATGTAACCAAAATGACCGATGCCGAGCGCACCGATTTACGTCGAAGAAAAATCGGGTTTGTATTTCAACGGTTCAATCTCTTTCCAACGCTTTCAGCGGAAGGCAACTTAAAACTGGCTGAACGAATCTACGCTAAAAATGGTGGAAATCCTGAAAGACGACACGAAGTTTTAAAGTTGCTGGGACTTGAAAATAAAATGCATCACAAACCCTTGGAACTATCGGGCGGGGAACAACAGCGTGTAGCGATTGCCCGCGCCATTATTAACAATCCTGCAATCCTGCTTGCTGATGAACCGACGGGAAACCTCGATAGCGAGAACTCGCAGGTCGTTTTAAATATGATGAAAAATCTCAATCAGGCAATGAAACAGACGATTGTGATGATTACACATAACCCGGAAGCTGCCGCCCAGGCGGATCGAATTATTGAAATGCGCGATGGACATGTGGTGTAGTTGAGAAAAAACGGGGTGAATGATGGGAATAATCGGGACAATTTTAAAAAAAACCTTTTTTTGGAATTATGACCGGGGCAGTTGGCAATATGACGTGTTGTGCGGGTTGATTCTGGCGTTTATCTTTTTTGGCCCCAACTATATTTTCCATAGCGCGGACGGGGCGAACTCCGCGCCGACTTTTATCAAGCGTGAAGATGTCGGGGATATTGCCCCCGAAAATCTTGAAAAGGTGATTAGCGAACATATCTCGAAAAAATTCAATCGCAAAGTGGTTGCCTCACAGATTGAATTGATGAGAGATGAAACCGGAAATATCAAAGGGTATCTGGTTAAAGAGATTAAACAATAATATTCAGGTTGCCTATAGACCGATATGATTATTTAAATTTTGAGGAGAATTTTAAAAAAATGAGAATGAAGTTCTTTTTATCAGTGGTTATTTTATTGGCGATGGTTTCCATATCCGCATCAGCCGTTCCTTCATTTAATGGCGTCGAGCAAATTTTAGCCAATATGCAAAATGCCGCAAAAAACATTAAAACATTGCAAGCCAATATCAGTCAGGTGACACGCCATACACAAATTGGCGGACCCGCTTCAAAATATAATGGCACAGTGATTTTTCAACGAGGGGCGTCGGCTGGTCGCGAAAAAGCGATTGTGAAATATACCAATGGGCAGCAGGTTGCGGTGGTCGGTGATTCTATCGTCGTTGCTCAGCCCAATATTAAACAGGAAATTCATGCTTCCAGAGCGAAACTCGCATCTGAAAATGACAGCTACTCATTTATTGCCGTGCCTTTCGCATCGACCGACTCACTCAAAGCCAAGTTTGATATTAGCTATTCCAGAGATGAAGGCAATAGCGCGGTTTTGGAATTAACCCCCAAAGTTCCTAATATTCAAAGAGCCACCATCTGGGTTGATAAAGGTTCGTGGATGCCTGTGAAATTTAAAACCTTTGAGAAGAATGGCGATGAAACGCTTTTCACGTTGAGTGGAATTCAAACCGGAATCAGGGTTGATGGCAACACCTTCAAAGTCAGTTGCCCGGGGTGTAAAGTAACCGGGAAATAGGTCAGCTATTTTTTAATCAAAAGCGGGCAAGTGTAGAAAGCTTGCCCGCTTCGCGTTTGGAAAAAAGACATGGCTGAAACGTCTAAAAGTTTAATTCCAGACCGTCCGTTAAACAAAATTGAGATTTATCGGGAGATGAAACGACGGCTGGAGGCTGGCAATAAAGCGGTGATGGCGACCATCATCAAAACCAAAGGGTCTACCCCGCAAAAGGTTGGCGCAAAACTGGTGGTCTTCGATGACGGTTCATTTATCGGCACGGTTGGCGGCGGATGCGTCGAAGCCGATATTTATGCCGAAGCCAAAGAGGTTATGCGAACCGGGAAGTCCGGGGTTTTTCACTTCAATCTTGCAGGTGATGTTGCCGCCGACGAAGGCATGGTTTGCGGCGGTAATATGGATGTCATGATAGAAGTCTGGACGCTTGACGATTAACTGATATTTTCTTCGGTCAACCCGATATGCGTTTGCCCGATGCCTTTGTGATAAGTTTCTTCAATCAATTTGGTCATATCTTCCCCGTTCATCGGTCTTGATAAGAGGTATCCTTGAACATAATCGCACTTCATCCCGGTCAGTTGTAAAATCTGCTCTTTGGTTTCAACGCCTTCGGCGATCACGTCTAAACCGAGATTATTGGCAAGCGTTAGAATGGTGCTGACGATTTCACAATTCTTGGGCATGTTCATACGGGTGACAAATGAGCGGTCAATCTTTAACGTGTCAATCGGGAATCTGTGCAAATAGCTGAGCGAAGAATAGCCGGTTCCGAAATCATCCAGCGATATTTTTACTCCCAGCTTTTTCAATTGATTGATGACTTCGGTTGCCAGGTCGATATTTTCGATAATCGCGCTCTCGGTAATTTCAATTTTCAAGGTGCTGGGGTCAATGGCGGATTCCAGAATGATTTGTTGGATGATGTTGATCAGGTTCACATCGGAAAATTGTTTGGCTGATAAATTGACGCTCATGCAAAGCGGCGTATCATTTTGAAACCGTTCCTGCCAGAATTTTAACTGTTTACAAGCCTCGCGAATAACCCATTGACCGATTTTTATCACCAAGCCGGTTTCTTCGGCGATAGGAATGAATTTAAGCGGCGAAATGAATCCGTGTCCCGGATGATTCCAGCGAATTAAGGCTTCAAATCCGGTAATCTTCCAGCAGTCGAGCGAGATAATCGGTTGGTAATGTAACTCGAATTCGTTATGCGCCAACGCCCTGCGTAAATCCACTTCGAGCTGGACTTTTGCGGACTCTTTTTCCTGCATATCCAGGTCAAATAACTCGAAGCCGCCGCGACCCCGTTCTTTGGCGCGATACATCGCAGTGTCGGCGTTGCGAAGAAAATCTTCGGGAGAGTTAATCGGTATCAGGCTATGCGAAATGCCGATGCTCGCCGAGATAAAGACCTCGCTGCCGCCGAGGTCAAAAGGCAAAGCCAGTTCCTGTTGAACGCGCATGGCTGTATGTGTGGCATCGGTGATGTTGTTGATATTTTCGAGAATGACCGCAAATTCATCACCGCCGAGGCGCGCCACAATATCGCCCGGACGGACGGATTTTTCCAATCGCCTGGCTAATTTGGACAGCAGCAGGTCTCCGAGTTGATGACCGAGGGAATCGTTGACGACTTTGAAACGATCCAAATCCAGAAATAAAATCGCAAAATGATAGTCTTCCTGTTGCTGAGTTCGAGTCAACGAACGTTTCAATTTATTCATGAACAAGGTGCGGTTTGGAAGCCCGGTCAGCGCATCGTGAAATGCGTTATGCAAGAGTTGCTGTTCAATCTCTTTTTGTTCGGTGACATCGGTCATTGACCCCGCCATGCGATAAAGCCCTTTGGTGTTATCCCAAAGCGCCATCCCTCTGCAAATGACCCAACGGTAATTGCCATTGCTATGGCGTACGCGATGTTCACTTTGAAATTGCGGGGTCAAGCCAAGCAGATGTCCGGTTACGTCGGATTCGACCATCTCTATATCATCGGGATGGATGCGCCCGAACCACTCATCAGGTTTGGTGTCAATTTCATGAGGTTGAAAACCGAGAATCGCTTTCCAACGATTACAGAAAGAGATTTGATTGGAACCCAAATCCCAATCCCACAATCCATCATTGCTGCTGTTGACCACCAGGGAATAAATTTCTCCTTTGTCAGAAAGCGACTCAATCTGTTCTTCTTTTTGACTGCTTAAATTTTCAAGCTGATTTTTCAGTACCTCAAGTTCCTCTTTTTCCCGCTCGACCTTTCTTAACAATTCAGAATTTCTATTCAAACGGAATTCCATTCTGGTAATGGTCTCGGCGGCATTTTGCAACTCGTTCTCTTTACCATCTAATTCAATATGCGAAGCGATTGCCCCAACCAGAGCTTGCACTGTCACCCGACTGATTGTCGGCAGTTTCTTGGGAACCTTATCCAGTACGGTTACTCTACCGATAATCTGTCCATCGCGAGTGCGCATCGGCATTGAAATCAGGAAACGAATTCCTGACTGGTTGAAGGGAACCTGAGTTGATAAAAAAGGGTCTATTAAAGTATCCGAAATTTCTAAGAACTGATCAGTTAAAATCGCTTGAGAAAATATGCTATCTTCGTGCTGATGCCAGAAATGCGCCTCTCCAATATAGTTTTGATGCACCAGTTTGCCGTCTTTTTTCAAACTGACGATGATATTTGAAGCGGCACAAATTTGAGAAATGATGAAAGCCGGTTGGTAAATTTGTTGATTAATAGCCACAGGATTGCCGGGATGAATAACTGGCACAGGCTCTGATGTTTCGTTGTTTAACGGAGCGATCACTCCCTGATTTGGAGGATCAACTGCCGATTTGCCAATCAGGTTTTTGGGGTCGTTGATGGTCATAC
This genomic stretch from Acidobacteriota bacterium harbors:
- a CDS encoding EAL domain-containing protein, which produces MTINDPKNLIGKSAVDPPNQGVIAPLNNETSEPVPVIHPGNPVAINQQIYQPAFIISQICAASNIIVSLKKDGKLVHQNYIGEAHFWHQHEDSIFSQAILTDQFLEISDTLIDPFLSTQVPFNQSGIRFLISMPMRTRDGQIIGRVTVLDKVPKKLPTISRVTVQALVGAIASHIELDGKENELQNAAETITRMEFRLNRNSELLRKVEREKEELEVLKNQLENLSSQKEEQIESLSDKGEIYSLVVNSSNDGLWDWDLGSNQISFCNRWKAILGFQPHEIDTKPDEWFGRIHPDDIEMVESDVTGHLLGLTPQFQSEHRVRHSNGNYRWVICRGMALWDNTKGLYRMAGSMTDVTEQKEIEQQLLHNAFHDALTGLPNRTLFMNKLKRSLTRTQQQEDYHFAILFLDLDRFKVVNDSLGHQLGDLLLSKLARRLEKSVRPGDIVARLGGDEFAVILENINNITDATHTAMRVQQELALPFDLGGSEVFISASIGISHSLIPINSPEDFLRNADTAMYRAKERGRGGFELFDLDMQEKESAKVQLEVDLRRALAHNEFELHYQPIISLDCWKITGFEALIRWNHPGHGFISPLKFIPIAEETGLVIKIGQWVIREACKQLKFWQERFQNDTPLCMSVNLSAKQFSDVNLINIIQQIILESAIDPSTLKIEITESAIIENIDLATEVINQLKKLGVKISLDDFGTGYSSLSYLHRFPIDTLKIDRSFVTRMNMPKNCEIVSTILTLANNLGLDVIAEGVETKEQILQLTGMKCDYVQGYLLSRPMNGEDMTKLIEETYHKGIGQTHIGLTEENIS